The DNA window GTTCATTCTCAGTTGCAAAATCTTTAACTAAATCATCTTTTTTTACGTTCATTTTGTTTAGAATATATGTTCTGgttttttttcgtttaataaatttattgacgTCTTCCAAGTCGTATGAATCGTTGCAGACATCAACTTCCAGATCCACCGAAAGCGAAGAAGTTGAAGATTCGTCCATTACAATTTCAACAGGCGAAGAATCCATGAAACATCTGTCATTTCGTACCGCATCGACATTTATTAACCTCAGaaaatctttcttttcctcgAAACTTAAGCATTCGAGTGTCAATCCACTGATTTCATCGTTTACTTTCTTTTCCGGCGTGCTGCATCTGTATTTATTGCATGGTAATTTGTATAGTGCATAAGGACATTGCTCTTTGCATGGACATCTTctgtatttttctattttattttttaacaacgtATGTTTCGCACGATTTTTCGATAATTCGTCTCCAAACTTATTTGAGTAAATCGCAAATCGATCATTATTTATCGTTGCTATTGGGCTATGTTGCTCATTATTCTCTGTCATGTTTCGACttgcaaaattacaattgtgaGATTTTTTGTCATCTTTTTGTGATGAGCATACAGTATCTACTTGTGCAGAAGcgtcaaatataaataaggtGTCTGCCGAATTATCCAGTTTTTCACTAATGTCAGAGTATTTAGTTATGTATTCGTTTCTTCTATtagattttaaaagttttcgttttttttttccttgtgAAAGACACACTTTTTGCTGTTGTTGACTGATTGTTACACATTTATTCTTAGTACTATTTAAGGATTGTGCGGTTTTtctaatactttgtatatttttgataatcttgtttttaaagaattttaaactACCGTATATCACTGAAAATCTAATTGGTTCTTGATCCGTTTCCTTTTTCAAGACCTTTTACAGAAATttctactttaaatatttaaaaaatattaaaatattaaattaaatttgaaagaaatactatataataaaaaaaatgaaagaaatatatatacgtatcatatattatataaaatttttggattaatttttacataaaatccttcttgtgataaaaaatgtgtgtTAAAGCcactattaacaaaaatattatcgtctaatgtgtattgtaaaaataccTGGCTATTTTTTGTGGGCCTATATGTTTCGTCGGTCCTTGTAAAAATTccaatagttttaaaatatgatttgacTTTTTCTAATACTCTCGAATcagcatatttaattttgttattttcttttatagactcaaaacatatattttcttgattcACGTTGAAGGATATCTTCTTTAAATGATTCAGCTCCGTCCTAAGTTCGTCCACTACATCTATAAGAATTTCCACTTGTTCGAGTATTTGATTGAGTCTACACTGATTCCGATGGCAGATCTTTTTCGACATAACTCATATTATCAGAATTgttctaaaaagaaaatacgcaaaattttattggcaTTATGTAGCATGTTAAGTTCATATA is part of the Monomorium pharaonis isolate MP-MQ-018 chromosome 2, ASM1337386v2, whole genome shotgun sequence genome and encodes:
- the LOC105829606 gene encoding uncharacterized protein LOC105829606, which translates into the protein MSKKICHRNQCRLNQILEQVEILIDVVDELRTELNHLKKISFNKVLKKETDQEPIRFSVIYGSLKFFKNKIIKNIQSIRKTAQSLNSTKNKCVTISQQQQKVCLSQGKKKRKLLKSNRRNEYITKYSDISEKLDNSADTLFIFDASAQVDTVCSSQKDDKKSHNCNFASRNMTENNEQHSPIATINNDRFAIYSNKFGDELSKNRAKHTLLKNKIEKYRRCPCKEQCPYALYKLPCNKYRCSTPEKKVNDEISGLTLECLSFEEKKDFLRLINVDAVRNDRCFMDSSPVEIVMDESSTSSLSVDLEVDVCNDSYDLEDVNKFIKRKKTRTYILNKMNVKKDDLVKDFATENEPSFNIISSKDISKIKEKTDKIGKEVKLCQQLRHVYSEENNQRYEKFETGDFINHWPIKNNNKQIQCVIPTLTTTIFNRKISVKTSTSNFQRGGVQTYRTADKAIRNTFSKIVIPRRMRANIQIQIDKCSCLNCQQNESSTLDDYINRGTNVKETDDAVEGKKITRKRNICDICAIEKIYLFYTSDSRRHQHSLK